Genomic DNA from Lactuca sativa cultivar Salinas chromosome 8, Lsat_Salinas_v11, whole genome shotgun sequence:
TAACCAAATAAACAGCAATATATATTGTCTTCAACAATTAAATGTATGTTCAAATCACAGTTTAAAAGAGTAGGTACTAAATTTTGGTGAAAAGTGAGGATAAATTATAAACATAATTAGAAAGTGTAATACTTAAAAGGAGGAATAGACCTATTGGTAATCCAATCCAATTTGTTTATCCCAGTTTATCCATTCACCTCCATAATCCTTGGCAATTGGCATGATCCCTAAATTCAGAGTCATTCCGATCTGGTCATTTATCCATAATCCATTACTTTAATATTGTCCTATAAATTTGCAGTTTTTTTGTCACTTTTGTGGTAATCTGATCGTGTCCGAGAAAAAGAATGGCGGGCGGAGGATTTGTGGATGGACAAGGCGGAGCAAGGGCGGAGTATTACGAGTATAAGATCACTTGGTATTTCATATTTGCTTCTATTGTCGCTGCTCTCGGTGGTTCTCTCTTCGGCTATGATCTCGGCGTCTCCGGTCAGTCTCTCTCCTCCCCTCATTTGTTTCTTCTTTCTCCGGCGAACTGAATAACCCAATGTAATACCGACTCCGAGATTTGAAATCGGATATCCGGAGCAATTTGTATGAAATGCGGCAAAGGGCACCCTGTGTGCTGTTTGATTTGATTTTACTGTCCGATTATCTGTTGAAGATTTTTTCTGATCTGTTTTTTCGTCATATTGTCTTTTTGTGCTTCTGTAAAGCTGTATTCTGTACATTTCATTTGTCAGATCCAAGCTGGAGTTACTTTTACTGTTTATGATACTCACATAAATGAACACATCCTTCAAACTCCTCTCGCTATTTCATTCAAAATCAAATCCCATTTCACTCTTGTAATAAAATACAGTAACTTTTGTGCATCTACTTCTTGGATTTCTGttgtttttttttgataaaacaatCCATCAAAACATTCAAATTGGTCAGTGATTTTTCTAAATCTTGTTTCTTTCCAGCTGGGCATATTCGAAAAAGACAAAGATAATATTGTTTTCTCAACTTCAAAAAGTGCGTAATGGGATTATGTGAATCTATTAGTTCTTTAATTGGAGTTATTTATGTTTGTATTTATTCCATTAATTTTGACCAAATTATCAAAAAATTTATCATAGttttatcaattttcaaaaaGCACTCTTTTTGCAAAAGAAAAAAACGAATACTAGCAATATTTGAATTCACTACAGCTGCAAAACTGGACAAATATATCAAATTTCCTTGAACATTCTTTTTTGGGATAAACCTTTTAAAGAAATAGCTGTTCGGATACAAATTTGATCACAAATAGCAGAAAAATCCAATCAGAGCTTAACACAGATAAAGAAAGTACAACTATATATGCATGTAGTACAACCCCAACTACATTTTCTCATCTTTTGTCCACTGCCTTTCTTTGTCCTTCCTTTTTAACAAAAAAAGAAATTTACAAGTTAAACAAAGTTGAAATTTGTTTCATCTTAATTCCTTCTTTTCTTGCATGTTTTCTTTAAGTGCTCTTCTAATTGATCTTTTAATAACTTGAACATAGTAGTCAATAACCTCTTTTGTTAAGACCTGATTCACATCTCATGTTTTAAAAACAACAACTTTCATTAATTTTCAGGTGGAGTGACATCAATGGATTATTTCTTGAAGGAATTCTTTCACGAAGTATACAAAAGAAAACAAGAACATCTCAAGGAAACCGATTATTGCAAATATGACAATCAACTCCTCACACTCTTCACATCATCCCTTTATTTTGCAGCCCTTCTTTCCACATTTATAGCATCACATGTAACCCGAAACAAAGGCAGAAAAGCCAGCATTCTTTGTGGAGCAGTTAGCTTCTTCTCTGGTGCAATTCTCAATGCTTTTGCACAAAACATTGCCATGCTAATCATTGGCCGATGCTTACTTGGCATTGGCATTGGATTTAGCAACCAAGTAAACTCCTTTCCCCCCAAACATTACAATATTTACTTTTTTACCCCCTATTGGCATTGGCCTACACTGATACTGACATAGACACACAGTGTACTTGAGTTATCAGTGTGGGCCAGTATAGCTCAGGAGTTGTTGGaagaagagtaaattactgaaatcgtccctatggtttggtcaaaattgcatgtttggtccctaactttctTTTTGCATTCGGattgtccctgtggtttgattttgttgcgtttttcgtccctatggtttggtcaaaattacacgtttggtccctaagtttatgtatgtaagggacgaaaagcgcaacaaaatcaaaccacagggacgatccgagtgcaaaaagaaagttagggaccaaacatgcaattttgaccaaaccatagggacgatttcagtaatttactcttggAAGAATAAAAAGTTTTTTGTTTATGTGAAAATGTGCAGGCGGTACCTTTATATTTGTCAGAAATGGCACCTGCAAAGATCAGGGGAGCAGTGAACCAGCTTTTTCAGCTAACAACTTGCTTGGGAATCTTCATAGCCAACTTTGTAAACAATGCAACTGAAAAACATCCAAAAGGGTGGAGATTATCATTAGGGTTAGCAACTGTTCCAGCAACCCTAATGTTTGTTGGTGGACTTTTTTTACCTGAAACTCCAAACAGTTTAGTGGAACAAGGGAGGTtagaagaaggaagaaaagtGTTGGAGAGAGTTAGGGGAACAACAAAAGTGGATGCAGAGTTTGAAGATCTTATTGAAGCAAGTGAAGCTGCTAAAGCAATTAAACATCCTTTTAGGAATTTGTTGAAGAGGAAGAATCGTCCGCAGTTGGTTATAGGAGCTTTGGGTATACCTGCGTTTCAACAGCTGACTGGGATGAATTCGGTGTTGTTTTATGCGCCTGTGATTTTTCAGAGCTTGGGATTTGGTTCAGGAGCTGCACTTTGGTCTTCTACTATTACTACTGGTTCTCTTGTGGTTGCTACTCTTATATCAATGGCATTTGTTGATAAGTTTGGGAGGAGAGCTTTTTTCTTGGAAGCTGGATTTGAAATGGTTTGCTGCATGgtatttttcttttcttcaacattattttataaaaaaaaaaattatctttaAACAACTCCTGAGATGGCCCACATTGTCTTGACCCCGTAACTTACATCATGCGAGATGTAAGTTAGGTATACAGGGCCCCACAGTGTCCATAGGGAGCTTGATCCATATTGGAATTGAAACTCTCAGACTGTGGATGTAGACTTGAACCCTTGACTGTTTCTGTTAATCGTCTTTTTAATAACAATATTAAAGAATATACATGAACATGGTGGTAATTTATACAAGGAGAAAAGAATATGTGATTGTGTAATTTTCTTGatgtgagaaaaaaaaaacaaagagacAAATCCTAAGATAAAGTATAGAACAAATGAAAATGGACAAAAGGAAATACGcatacatgaaaaaaaaatattcgtTCTCTAAGTAAATGACATCGCAAAAAGATATTTTAGAATATGAACGAACAATTTTCTGACTTTCTCTATTAAGTCGTTCTTTAAAAAAGGAAATACGCATACATAGCTTACTAGATTAAATCATGTCCCCGTTAAGTCTATGAAGTGAAAAGAGAATGTGGATTATGATTTTTACTATTTTTAAAACCCTATAAATAAAACGTTATTGTGATATTTTTAGGTGGCTGTGGCTGTAACTCTAGCCCTAAAATTCGGTCAAGGTGTGGTACTCTCAAAAGGAATTGGAAtattccttgtagtagtaattAGTCTTTTCGTTCTAGGGTACGGAAGGTCATGGGGCCCACTAGGATGGTTAGTCCCAAGTGAAATCTTCCCTTTAGAAACAAGATCCGCGGGTCAAAGTATGGTTGTTTGTGTCAACATGCTCTTCACTGCTTTAATCGCACAATGCTTTTTAATCTCACTTTGCCActtaaaatatgggattttcttggtgtttgCGGGTTTGATTGTTATCATGAGTCTCTTTATCTACTTCCTTTTGCCTGAAACAAAGCAAGTTCCTATTGAAGAGATACATTTGCTATGGCAAGAACATTGGTTTTGGAAAAGATATTGTGAACCGGAAGATCAAGTACAACAAGTAGGAAGGAAGGTAGAACATGTGTAGGATTTGAAACAATTGTTGCTTTTGGAAGTGAGTAGAAAACGAAAATTTGGTTAAATGTGCATATTTTGTGGAgctttgatgatgatgataaaatgTGAATGAATAAAGGGTGAGGGGTTGTAGGTTTGAGAGGTGGAAATGGTTACAAAAAGATGAAGGTGTACATATAGACAATGTTTATTGAAGAAGAATAGTTGTAAGACAAATCCATTGTAATAGAAtacctttaagcttcctttgtaaCATAATTTAACTCTAGTCTCTAGTGTTATTTACTATTACATTTTTACACTTTTCACATTAATCCATTGACTAATCACTTACATATGTCCAACTAATTAACACATATTTCTAC
This window encodes:
- the LOC111905298 gene encoding sugar transport protein 14, with amino-acid sequence MAGGGFVDGQGGARAEYYEYKITWYFIFASIVAALGGSLFGYDLGVSGGVTSMDYFLKEFFHEVYKRKQEHLKETDYCKYDNQLLTLFTSSLYFAALLSTFIASHVTRNKGRKASILCGAVSFFSGAILNAFAQNIAMLIIGRCLLGIGIGFSNQAVPLYLSEMAPAKIRGAVNQLFQLTTCLGIFIANFVNNATEKHPKGWRLSLGLATVPATLMFVGGLFLPETPNSLVEQGRLEEGRKVLERVRGTTKVDAEFEDLIEASEAAKAIKHPFRNLLKRKNRPQLVIGALGIPAFQQLTGMNSVLFYAPVIFQSLGFGSGAALWSSTITTGSLVVATLISMAFVDKFGRRAFFLEAGFEMVCCMVAVAVTLALKFGQGVVLSKGIGIFLVVVISLFVLGYGRSWGPLGWLVPSEIFPLETRSAGQSMVVCVNMLFTALIAQCFLISLCHLKYGIFLVFAGLIVIMSLFIYFLLPETKQVPIEEIHLLWQEHWFWKRYCEPEDQVQQVGRKVEHV